GTCTTTCACCTTAATTTATCACCTTTTCACTCATTAGTTACAAGACTAATAATACCAGTTTGTAATGTAGAAAATAAGCTAGGTAATACAATAAGCTTGCATCACTGAAAAGCATTATGTAATGAGCATTTCAGTTAACAGCAGGTGTGAGGATAGCACTGCTGTACTTCTCTGTAAACACACCACTGCATCTTTTAAGATCTTAGGGCATTTGTAGAACTTAAGAACTTAAATACATGCTTTTGATCAGCCACACTCTGATGAAGATCCATTCAATGATcgtgtaaaataaaaactgaacaaactcatgttacatgtaaataatataacaatagGAGGTGTTgtgagatttttaaaaaagcaccaTCCACTCCTGCACTGTGATTCATTCTGCCTGAGTCATTCAGCACATGTAGGGTTAAAGTATAGCTGCAGCGTCTTACTGCAGTGTCTAAAGCATTTGGCTGATCGTTACAGTATACGCCAGAAGatgagaaggggaaaaaaacatctctctctaaaacttccttttttcttccaaaaatccattttattgcatttataaCATTTGGCACAGTACAAATTCTTGGTGCTTTTACAAGATAAACCTGTAAAGATCAACACTGACCTTTTTTCGGTTTTTGTTAAAGAAAGTCTTCtctgtataaatattttttcttatcaCTGCATTCTCTGTAGCATGGTGTAAAAATCACACAGAATGCCCCTTTTTAAAACAAGACTACCCTCATTTGTCAAAGTCAAGACAGCATCTTAAACAACTCATTGTTTTAAATAGAAGTTACAAGTTAGAAAATAgtttcaatttctttttaatatatgtTTCTCTATCACCAGCCCATGGTAGTTTCAATttgtccatatatatatatttatttataagcaTGTACAACAAGAAATCATCAGTCTTTTTAAGTTTGCACTCTGTACAAAAAAGTAGTTCCTGTCCTTTTTCCGTTGTGCATTCTATTGCATGATTTAATGAGGAAAAGACGCAGGGAGGTGTGGGACAGGGGTGGGTGGGAGCTAGGGGCCTAGGGAAAGGAGTGGGAGCCTTTTGGGGGGCCTTTTAAATCTGAGTCTCCTGTACCTTCTCCTTggtatgagtttttatgacaaAGGGCTCAGCCATTGCTGTGATGGTGCTGGGCAAGGTTCGAGGCAAAGAGTTCCCAACATTGTTGTCTGTCCATTTAGCCCCATGGCCAGTTGGTTTGTAGGTGTTGTATTTAGGCTTTAGAGTGCTGTAGTCCACTTTATGGGGGCTGTAGTCCGCTTTGTGTGGACTGTAATCAAGTTTAGGTCTCTGAGAGTGTGGACTAAAGTCAGACTTGAAGGCGCTGTAATCCGCTTTGTGTGGGCTGAAGTCAGTCTTGAAGGCGCTGTAATCGGTTGCAGTCTTATGGGGGGTGTAAGGGTCCTTGGGTTTGTAGGAAAGCTCAATTTTAGATCTCTGGGCATTGTAGTCTGTTTTGGGTTTCGGTTGAGTGCTATAGTCAGGCTTAAATTGGCTGTAGTCATGTTTAGGTCTTGGGTGAGTGCCAAAGTCGGGCTTGAATGGACTGTATTCAGCCTTAggtttatgttgtgtgttgtagtCTGATTTTAATGGGCTGTAGTCATGTCTAGGTTTTGGTTGGGTGCTGTAATCTCGTTTGAATGGGCTGAAGTCAGATTTCTGCCTAGGATGAGTGCTGTAATCTGGTTTGAAGGGGCTGTAGTCCGTTTTAGTTTTTGGATGGGTGCCAAAGTCTGGTTTGAATGGGCTGTATTCTCCTTTAGGTTTGTGAGAGCTGTAGTCCTGTCTAAATGGGCTGTAGTCAGGCTTTGGTCTATGAAGGCTGAAATCTGGTGTAGATTTGTGAGTGCTGTAATCTGGGATGGTTTTGTGGCTACTGAAGTCCATATTTGGCTTATATGTGGTATACTCAGCCTTCGGCTTGTGAAGGGTGAAATCAGGCTGGGGTTTGTATTCGGCCTTGGGTTTGTGAAAGCTGTAGTCAGTCTTGTGGCTGATAAAGTCCAGTTTGTGTATGCTGTTATGGTCCCGGATTTCAGGCAATGTGAGTGCTGTCTCTTGAGCTGCAGATGCTGGTGGTGGAAGGTCCTCCTCATCCACCTGGATAATCTCCACAGTGCGGGCAGCTGCCACTGTGCTCCTCTGCTGGTGGCGCTTTCTCAATTTGTAGAAGGCAATGAGCATGACAGCAGCCAACAGTGTCACTGCCACAAAACAACCTATTATGATCTTGGTGgtcttcatcacttcatccaGGCTAGGGCCAGACTTGCCTGGCTTGCCAGTGGCACCTTGGAGTCCTGGCACCACAGATGGCTTAGCTGCACCTGGTGGGCTATCAGTGCTTTGCAACAGCACAGTTGGTGTGGAGATGAAGACTGGCTGGAACACAGAAGGAgaagcagttgtagttgttgtccCAAGGcctacccctcctcctccagcgaCCCCTgcccctgcagcagcagctgtggccGTGGTGGTTTTAGGTTTGGGCATCTCAGTGGTTGGCCCCAAGACCTCCACAGTCACTGTGGTGAAGTAACTCAAGTTGGATGTATTAAGCTCAGCTGCACTCACATTGAGGTAGGCTGAAGCATTGGAGTTCCCCGCTGCATTGGACACCATGCAGGTGTAAGTGCCTGTGTCTGCTGCAAGAACATTTGAGAAGTTAAGAGTACCATCATTGAGGACTGATATTCTCGGGTGACCAGAGGCATGTGTCAGGATTGTCCCATTGGGCAGTAGCCAGCGTACTGAGGACATTGGGGCCGTGCGGCATCGAAGCTCAGCCACTCGCCCCGCTGAGATGTTCAAGTCTCTTGGCGCATCAGCAATGAATGGTGCAGAACATTGGACTGCTGCGCCCTCTCCTCGATCCACCTCAACCAGCTGTCGACCTCTCATGCTGGCAGGTGAGTGACAGCGTCCACAGCATGTTGAGTTAGTAGGGATGTACTCCCTCAGCCAGCGTGCTAACCATACAGCTTCACAGCCACAGGTCCAAGGGTTATGGTGGAGATGGAGCTCCACCAGGAACCCGAGCGGAGAGAACAGATCATGTGGCACAGCGCTCAGGTTATTATGGGCGAGATTAAGCTCCACCAATGACTTTAAGTCGTCAAAAGCATTGCGCTCTATCACTGTGATTTGTGAGTTCATCACCCATAGCTTTTTCAGTGAGCGCAGGCCTTTGAAGGAGCCTGGCTTTATTTCAGGGAAGTGATTTTCAGATATCTCCAGTTCCTCCAGGCCCTTCAGGGGACTCAGGTTTGGCATATCACCTCTTATGTTGCACATGCCCAGGTTGAGGTACTTGAGGTTTTGTAGGCCCTCAAAAGCTCCTTCTGAGATGTACTCCAGTTTCCTTAACTCTCCCAGGTCCAGTCGCATTAGGGAGGGAACCCGGTTGAAGGCATAGGAAGGGATACTCTCAATGGGGTTGTTCCTCAGCCACAGTTCTCTCAGTTTAGAAAGGTACTCAAAGGCCCCACTAGGCACCACTGTCAACCGGTTGTCAAACAGCTCCAGTGTGTTGAGGCTGGTGAGTCCATTAAATGCGCCCACCTCAATCTGACGTATGGCATTTCGCCCAAGCTGGAGCACCTCAAGGTGGTGCAGGTGGCGAAAGGAGTCAGCCTGCACCGCCTCGATGGCGTTTTCCATTAGATTGAGGTGTCGCGTGTTGGCAGGAATGCCAGGGGGCACACGGGTGAGGCCACGTCGGGTGCACACCACCTTCCCCTGCTGATTACTGCAGGAACACTGCGGTGGACAGCCCTGGGGTCCTTGAGACACCGCCGCCCCTGCCAAGGCCAGGGAGGCGCTGCTCCACGCTCGCGCCATCAGGAAGACTACACAGAGCAGGGCGGCTTTCCTGGCACGATGCACAGCTACCCGCCCCAGGAGACTCATGATGTGGCACGTTCATAATTCAGCATCATCTGGGGGGGAGGATTGGGGTGTTTGGGGCAAGTTTTTGGGGGCTTTGGGGACAGGGAAAGTAGCTGGTTGGCTGGTGGTAGTGTTAAGGGCACCAGAGTAAAGAGGTTAAGGGAACTGAAGAGGATAAGGGGAGAATGTGGGTTTGGGGTGTTTGCTAAGGGGCAAGAGGACTTGACCTATCCTCAATTAAGCAATGCTTTTATTTCCATGAACTGTGCTCAGGggcagaaggagaggagagggaagaaagggCTGGCTTTTCTGAAACGTGTGTATGAGAAAGACATGGTGgtaaattaaacaacaaaaaaccgTATTACAAGACAGAAGGGAGGGTAGGGTGTTACAAATTGATGCAAAGAGGGGTTGAAACACTAGACACCTACCTCAAGTTATTATTACAGGTCCTTGAACTGAGATATATAGCTTCCCTCCTTTTTTGCAATCAGAAAGAGCTGTGGTATTCAGATCAGATGTATGTATATCCAAGAGCAGCAAAGAAAGCCTTTTTATATTTGCTGTCAAAACAGGTATCAATGCCAAAGAGCTTAACCAAGATGAGCCCTTTTGTAAATCCACACATCCAAAGAGAAAGGTTCGAAGGCCCTTAGTGAgtgttttttctccctttccttGTTgattagggaaaaaaaaagaaaaaaaaaaagattgtagATAGGAATCCAGTCAGGCTCCCAAAGCAGCAGTGCTCCCTTGCTCGCTTCTTGCTGTcggctcttcttctctggcttGTCCTTGGAATCCGACAGTTGATCCCCCTGCTAGACACCTTACCCAGGTCTCCATAGCACAGGcgaccacacaaacacacatgcacaatttTTTGTGCACCAAAAGCCAAGGCAGAAAGGACAAAAAGAGGGAGGTAGGTGGGGGTGGGAATGAAAAGGTTGAATGAAAATTCCACAGTCCTTTCCAGTGTTCTTTGCCTTTTGTTTTGCGATGGTTAGGAGGGGAGGTTGACAagtccagaaaaaaaacagactccctcctctctgtatTCCTCTGTTCACTTTTAAGTGGTCAATCAGTTGGTCAGTTGATCAGTCTGACagctcttctccctctctcgttCTTTTCCCCTTGCTCCCCCTCTGTGGCGTCGTGTCCACTTGATTTTttcttatgatttttttttttttcttttctcctccaggagtGCTCGGTGGGGGTTGAAAAGCCTAGACGACACACACTGCTTTCATTagcttcttcctcctcttaaCTAGCCACACGCTCCAGCCTCGGCAGCCGTGGTGGCGACAGCAGCAATTGCAAACGCGCACACACCATCCCTGCGaagcacacagcagcagtagcgagcacacacagcagcagctgcagcctgccTCCCGTGCACTTCCCAATAATCCGTCAATTTCTTCAGAgggggagtggggtgggggatggAAGGGGGTGTTGGGAGGAGTGGGGGTGTTGTAGCTGGGTTGATCGAGGtgggttagagggaggaggggtggtgcgcagt
The sequence above is drawn from the Seriola aureovittata isolate HTS-2021-v1 ecotype China chromosome 22, ASM2101889v1, whole genome shotgun sequence genome and encodes:
- the lrrc4.1 gene encoding leucine-rich repeat-containing protein 4; this encodes MSLLGRVAVHRARKAALLCVVFLMARAWSSASLALAGAAVSQGPQGCPPQCSCSNQQGKVVCTRRGLTRVPPGIPANTRHLNLMENAIEAVQADSFRHLHHLEVLQLGRNAIRQIEVGAFNGLTSLNTLELFDNRLTVVPSGAFEYLSKLRELWLRNNPIESIPSYAFNRVPSLMRLDLGELRKLEYISEGAFEGLQNLKYLNLGMCNIRGDMPNLSPLKGLEELEISENHFPEIKPGSFKGLRSLKKLWVMNSQITVIERNAFDDLKSLVELNLAHNNLSAVPHDLFSPLGFLVELHLHHNPWTCGCEAVWLARWLREYIPTNSTCCGRCHSPASMRGRQLVEVDRGEGAAVQCSAPFIADAPRDLNISAGRVAELRCRTAPMSSVRWLLPNGTILTHASGHPRISVLNDGTLNFSNVLAADTGTYTCMVSNAAGNSNASAYLNVSAAELNTSNLSYFTTVTVEVLGPTTEMPKPKTTTATAAAAGAGVAGGGGVGLGTTTTTASPSVFQPVFISTPTVLLQSTDSPPGAAKPSVVPGLQGATGKPGKSGPSLDEVMKTTKIIIGCFVAVTLLAAVMLIAFYKLRKRHQQRSTVAAARTVEIIQVDEEDLPPPASAAQETALTLPEIRDHNSIHKLDFISHKTDYSFHKPKAEYKPQPDFTLHKPKAEYTTYKPNMDFSSHKTIPDYSTHKSTPDFSLHRPKPDYSPFRQDYSSHKPKGEYSPFKPDFGTHPKTKTDYSPFKPDYSTHPRQKSDFSPFKRDYSTQPKPRHDYSPLKSDYNTQHKPKAEYSPFKPDFGTHPRPKHDYSQFKPDYSTQPKPKTDYNAQRSKIELSYKPKDPYTPHKTATDYSAFKTDFSPHKADYSAFKSDFSPHSQRPKLDYSPHKADYSPHKVDYSTLKPKYNTYKPTGHGAKWTDNNVGNSLPRTLPSTITAMAEPFVIKTHTKEKVQETQI